The following are encoded in a window of Psilocybe cubensis strain MGC-MH-2018 chromosome 4, whole genome shotgun sequence genomic DNA:
- a CDS encoding 60S ribosomal protein L3 yields the protein MYYRKLEWSSPTYPSTSRPQDEFEAPRHGSLGFLPRKRAARHRGKVKSFPKDDPKKPVHLTAMMGYKAGMTHVVRDLDRPGSKMHKREVVEAVTVIETPPMIVVGVVGYVETPRGLRTLTTVWASHLSDEVKRRFYKNWYRSKKKAFTRYAKKHAEDSGKSVARELERIRKYCTVVRVLAHTQIRKTGLQQKKAHLMEIQLNGGSIADKVEYAQGLFEKPVEVSSVFEQDENIDVIAVTKGHGFEGVTHRWGTKKLPRKTHKGLRKVGCIGAWHPSKVMFSVARAGQNGYHHRTELNKKIYRIGSGSDDANASTESDITKKVITPMGGFPHYGVVKNDFLILKGCVPGTKKRVITLRKSLMVHTSRRDLEKVQLKFIDTSSKFGHGSFQTFEEKAAFLGTLKARA from the exons ATGTACTACCGAAAGTTGGAGTGGTCCTCACCAACATACCCGTCGACCTCAAGACCGCAAGATGAG TTCGAAGCTCCCCGTCACGGTTCTTTGGGTTTCCTCCCAAGAAAGCGTGCCGCTCGCCATCGCGGTAAGGTCAAGTCTTTCCCCAAG GATGACCCCAAAAAGCCCGTGCACTTGACTGCCATGATGGGTTACAAGGCTGGAATGACCCACGTTGTCCGTGACCTTGACCGCCCTGGATCCA AGATGCACAAACGTGAGGTCGTCGAGGCCGTCACTGTTATTGAGACTCCCCCCATGATTGTCGTCGGTGTCGTTGGCTACGTCGAGACCCCTCGCGGACTCCGCACCCTCACCACCGTCTGGGCTTCCCATCTTTCCGACGAGGTCAAGCGTCGATTCTACAAGAACTGGTACCgctcgaagaagaaggctTTCACCCGCTATGCCAAGAAGCATGCTGAGGACAGCGGCAAGAGCGTCGCCCGCGAGCTTGAGCGCATCCGGAAGTACTGCACTGTTGTCCGTGTCCTTGCACACACCCAGATTCGCAAGACCGGTCTCCAGCAGAAGAAGGCCCACTTGATGGAGATCCAGCTCAACGGTGGATCCATCGCCGACAAGGTCGAATATGCTCAGGGTCTCTTTGAGAAGCCCGTCGAGGTTTCCTCCGTCTTCGAGCAGGACGAGAACATCGATGTCATTGCTGTCACCAAGGGTCACGGATTCGAGGGTGTTACTCACCGTTGGGGTACCAAGAAGCTTCCTCGCAAGACTCACAAGGGTCTCCGCAAGGTTGGTTGTATCGGAGCATGGCATCCTTCCAAGGTCATGTTCTCCGTTGCCCGTGCTGGTCAAA ACGGATACCATCACCGTACTGAGCTCAACAAGAAGATTTACCGCATTGGTTCCGGATCTGACGATGCCAACGCGTCGACCGAGTCTGATATCACCAAGAAGGTCATCACCCCCATGGGTGGCTTCCCCCACTATGGTGTTGTTAAGAACgacttcctcatcctcaagGGATGTGTTCCTGGAACCAAGAAGCGTGTCATCACCCTCCGCAAGTCGCTCATGGTCCACACCTCCCGCCGTGACTTGGAGAAGGTGCAGCTCAAGTTCATCGATACTTCCTCCAAATTCGGC CACGGTTCTTTCCAAACCTTCGAAGAAAAGGCTGCGTTCCTCGGAACGCTCAAGGCCCGTGCTTGA
- a CDS encoding AMMECR1-like protein, with protein MSLDPAKPVAHDTPQACTREHCLHAFDALYCSLTDAEPIPPRFPDEKYPLFVTWDIKQRGEWHLRGCIGNFEPMPIHDGLAEYALVSAFRDTRFRKIDRSELERLRCSVSLLTDFERGDTYLDWTIGVHGIRISFPHPSLLQPSSEAPSPLSSSGSLPRVSSKQTFSATYLPEVIPEQGWDKIEAIDSAIEKAGWRHRITEDLRRSIKLVRYQSSQCSVTWDQYIQWRHEMTH; from the exons ATGTCTCTCGACCCCGCAAAACCCGTTGCACACGATACCCCCCAGGCCTGCACTCGAGAGCATTGCCTCCATGCATTCGATGCCCTCTACTGCAGTTTGACCGATGCAGAGCCAATACCTCCTAGATTCCCAGATGAGAAATA CCCtctgtttgtgacttgggatATAAAGCAGCGAGGCGAGTGGCATCTCCGTGGATGCATAGGCAACTTTGAGCCCATGCCCATCCACGACGGGCTCGCCGAATACGCCCTCGTTAGCGCATTTAGAGACACCCGCTTTAGAAAGATAGACAGGAGCGAGCTAGAGCGCTTGAGATGCAG CGTGTCGCTCCTAACAGATTTTGAGCGCGGAGATACCTATCTCGATTGGACGATCGGCGTGCATGGCATCCGCATCTCCTTCCCACATCCAAGCCTCCTCCAGCCCTCATCCGAGGCCCCGTCCCCGCTCTCTTCATCCGGTAGCCTCCCCCGCGTATCATCCAAGCAGACATTTTCTGCCACATATCTGCCCGAAGTCATTCCTGAGCAAGGATGGGACAAGATCGAGGCCATCGACAGCGCCATCGAGAAGGCAGGTTGGCGGCATAGAATTACAGAGGACCTTCGTCGGAGCATCAAGCTGGTGCGATACCAGAGCAGCCAGTGCAGCGTCACCTGGGACCAATATATCCAATGGAGGCATGAAATGACACATTGA